In the genome of Microcoleus sp. FACHB-672, one region contains:
- a CDS encoding DUF4168 domain-containing protein, translated as MINFFYHGSQLHISRLLSKCLAVGILSTVGLVSGLIPGFSAGSPGLVFSTAAQAQVNETEITSYARTVLALEKGRQQAYEKIKSTIGSNEVPNIVCSQAGSIDSLPRNVRDIAVNYCNQSKQIVESNGLTITRFNAITVSLQNNSTLQQQVKDAMLRLQQK; from the coding sequence ATGATTAATTTCTTCTATCACGGTTCTCAACTTCACATCAGCCGATTACTCTCGAAATGTCTAGCAGTCGGCATTCTTTCCACAGTGGGTTTAGTTTCCGGGCTGATTCCTGGTTTTTCTGCCGGCTCACCTGGGTTGGTGTTTAGCACAGCAGCACAGGCTCAAGTCAATGAGACAGAGATAACGAGCTACGCTCGAACTGTCTTGGCTCTTGAAAAAGGCCGGCAGCAAGCTTATGAAAAAATTAAAAGCACGATTGGGTCTAATGAGGTTCCCAATATTGTTTGCAGCCAAGCCGGTAGCATTGATTCACTTCCCCGAAATGTGAGGGATATTGCAGTGAATTACTGTAATCAATCGAAGCAGATTGTTGAAAGCAACGGCCTAACAATTACCCGATTTAACGCCATTACTGTGAGCTTACAAAATAACTCGACTCTGCAACAGCAAGTAAAAGACGCAATGCTTCGTCTTCAACAAAAGTAG
- the holA gene encoding DNA polymerase III subunit delta: MPIYLYWGEDDFAIAKAVDVLRDRVLDSNWVSFNYDKIPPDQSDAAIVALNQAMTPAFGAGDRLVWLVDTTLCQQCSPELLAQLERTLPVIPESCVLLLTTRNKPDGRLKSTKLLQKCAGKNVREFATIPPWKTDELVRHVREAADDVGVKLTGDGAEMLAQAVGNDTRQLYAELGKLRLYAAGRSNPVIGAQDVASLTISSTQNSLQLAAAIRTGDAATAVAIVSDLINRNEPGLRIVATLIGQFRTWLWVRLMMDAGEADERIAQAAEVGNPKRIYFLRQEVKNLRFEQLQKALPVLLELEISLKRGAEEMPALQTKVIELCQVLS, translated from the coding sequence ATGCCAATTTACCTCTATTGGGGAGAAGATGACTTTGCGATTGCTAAAGCTGTTGACGTTCTCCGGGATCGCGTCCTTGACTCTAATTGGGTGAGTTTTAACTATGATAAAATTCCACCCGACCAATCGGATGCTGCGATTGTGGCACTTAACCAAGCTATGACACCGGCGTTTGGTGCTGGCGATCGTTTGGTTTGGTTGGTTGATACGACGCTGTGCCAACAGTGTTCTCCTGAGTTGCTGGCGCAGTTGGAACGGACGCTGCCGGTGATTCCAGAGTCTTGTGTGCTGCTGCTGACGACGCGCAACAAACCTGATGGACGCCTCAAATCGACAAAGCTGCTGCAAAAATGTGCCGGCAAGAATGTGCGGGAATTTGCGACAATTCCCCCGTGGAAGACGGATGAGCTGGTGAGACACGTGCGTGAGGCTGCCGATGATGTTGGGGTGAAATTGACGGGGGACGGGGCAGAAATGCTGGCGCAAGCGGTGGGGAATGATACGAGACAACTTTATGCGGAGTTGGGGAAGTTGCGGCTTTATGCTGCCGGCAGAAGTAATCCAGTAATTGGTGCGCAAGATGTGGCGTCGCTGACGATTTCTAGTACCCAAAATAGCTTGCAACTGGCGGCTGCGATTCGCACGGGAGATGCTGCAACGGCTGTGGCAATTGTGTCAGACTTAATCAATCGCAATGAACCCGGTTTGCGGATTGTAGCGACGCTGATCGGTCAGTTTCGGACGTGGTTGTGGGTGCGGCTGATGATGGATGCCGGTGAGGCTGATGAGCGAATCGCACAAGCGGCAGAGGTGGGCAATCCCAAACGTATTTATTTTCTGCGTCAAGAGGTTAAAAATCTCAGGTTTGAACAATTGCAAAAAGCTCTGCCGGTGTTGCTAGAGTTAGAAATCAGTCTGAAGCGAGGGGCGGAAGAAATGCCGGCTCTGCAAACTAAAGTCATTGAACTCTGCCAAGTTCTTTCATAA
- a CDS encoding DUF1868 domain-containing protein — protein MMQLETYLSGLQHIQESPKFQPTSAGDRQPVPFPGYTVTAPPWEDDSENTEFYTNLHSCQQHLLQQLDTGLLVPVPPESFHLTLGDLIWDSAYRHANKNPEFEEQLRDQIAQSFKQYESEVGGNAQIRWQILGLMVRTRAIAVCLVPRDEDSYDRIVKLRRAMYQNAGLIGLGIEQQYHFTPHVTLGYFGEVSPDLDRERLSVLLHEYNQHWIDEEPHELRVRRAELRKFDDMTRYYRESDWPAVEF, from the coding sequence ATGATGCAGCTAGAAACATATCTATCCGGGCTACAGCACATTCAGGAGTCTCCGAAGTTTCAACCCACATCAGCTGGAGACAGGCAACCCGTGCCGTTTCCAGGCTATACAGTGACAGCACCACCGTGGGAAGATGACTCGGAGAACACTGAATTTTACACTAACTTGCACAGCTGTCAACAACATCTGTTGCAGCAGTTAGACACCGGCTTATTGGTGCCGGTGCCTCCTGAAAGCTTTCATTTGACCTTAGGAGACTTGATTTGGGACAGTGCCTACCGGCACGCCAATAAAAATCCGGAATTTGAAGAGCAACTACGTGATCAGATCGCTCAAAGCTTTAAGCAGTACGAATCTGAAGTTGGGGGGAACGCTCAGATCCGCTGGCAGATACTAGGGCTAATGGTGAGAACCCGCGCCATAGCCGTTTGTTTAGTGCCCAGAGACGAGGACTCCTATGATCGGATTGTCAAGTTGCGCCGAGCAATGTATCAAAATGCCGGTTTAATTGGTTTGGGGATTGAGCAACAGTATCATTTCACCCCTCATGTCACCTTGGGCTACTTTGGTGAAGTGAGTCCCGATCTGGATCGCGAACGCCTCAGTGTCCTCCTACATGAGTACAACCAGCACTGGATTGACGAGGAACCCCACGAACTCCGGGTGCGCCGCGCCGAACTTCGGAAGTTTGACGACATGACGCGCTACTATCGTGAGTCTGATTGGCCGGCTGTAGAGTTCTAA
- a CDS encoding cobalt-precorrin-8X methylmutase, which yields MGNEAWKKEQCPIPHFLFSLPIPNNMLPIHPIMEQSFAAIDREIGEHNFSPAEYAIVRRVIHSTADFEFKQLIHFSPGSIEGAVTALRRQVPIVTDVSMVKQGVISSVNQSFGNPLISAVEQAQLALAGKTRTETGMLKCLEQWPDAIFVIGNAPTALLALCAHFTTAPTLPALIIGAPVGFISVIESKAALAQLPVPQIRVEGRKGGSPVAAAILNALIVLAWGEGQKGSAEC from the coding sequence ATGGGGAATGAGGCATGGAAAAAAGAACAATGCCCCATTCCCCATTTTTTATTTTCCCTTCCCATTCCCAACAATATGTTGCCCATCCATCCGATCATGGAACAAAGCTTCGCCGCGATTGACCGAGAAATTGGCGAACACAACTTTAGCCCCGCTGAGTATGCAATTGTGCGGCGGGTAATTCACAGCACAGCAGATTTTGAATTTAAACAACTGATTCACTTCAGTCCGGGATCAATCGAGGGGGCAGTCACAGCACTGCGCCGGCAGGTTCCCATCGTCACAGATGTCAGCATGGTGAAACAGGGGGTGATAAGTTCTGTCAATCAAAGCTTTGGCAACCCGCTGATCAGTGCCGTTGAACAGGCACAGTTGGCGCTTGCCGGTAAAACGCGTACCGAAACCGGAATGCTGAAATGTTTGGAACAATGGCCAGATGCTATTTTTGTGATTGGGAATGCGCCCACTGCCTTACTCGCCCTTTGCGCCCATTTCACCACCGCCCCAACCCTGCCGGCATTAATCATTGGAGCACCTGTTGGGTTTATTTCAGTCATCGAGTCCAAAGCAGCGCTTGCCCAGTTGCCGGTGCCCCAGATTCGCGTAGAGGGGCGTAAAGGTGGCTCGCCGGTTGCTGCCGCCATCCTCAACGCTTTAATCGTTTTAGCTTGGGGAGAGGGGCAGAAGGGGAGTGCTGAGTGCTGA